A single window of Ornithorhynchus anatinus isolate Pmale09 chromosome 3, mOrnAna1.pri.v4, whole genome shotgun sequence DNA harbors:
- the LOC100091337 gene encoding olfactory receptor 1052-like, translating to MAQENITIITEFILLGLTDRAELKVIFFLVILVNYALSLLGNIGMIVLIRTESKLHMPMYFFLSSLSFVDACYSSVFAPQMLAHFFVERGTISRPACIVQYFFFVLLLTTEGCLLAAMAYDRYAAIVIPLLYTGVMTKRLCVILVVASYIGGLINSLTHTIGLAGLAFCGPNVICHFFCDLPPLLKLACSDTSRNELLLLIFSGVIALFTFLSILFSYIFIVAAILKIRSTSGRYRAFSTCASHLTAVTLFYGSISFSYIQPHSQYSLEQEKVVSVFYTLVIPMLNPLIYSLRNKEVKDAVKRRCFR from the coding sequence ATGGCTCAAGAGAACATCACCATAATCACGGAGTTCATTCTTTTGGGATTGACGGATCGTGCCGAGCTGAAGGTCATCTTCTTTCTGGTGATCTTAGTAAACTATGCTCTCTCTCTGCTGGGAAACATTGGCATGATCGTTTTAATTCGAACTGAATCCAAACTGCACatgcccatgtacttcttcctcagtaGTTTGTCATTTGTAGATGCCTGTTATTCATCAGTATTTGCTCCCCAGATGCTGGCCCACTTCTTTGTTGAAAGAGGAACGATCTCACGGCCCGCTTGCATtgtacaatattttttttttgtcctgctTCTTACCACTGAGGGTTGCCTGTTGGCCGCGATGGCCTACGATCGCTACGCGGCCATCGTCATCCCACTGCTTTACACGGGCGTCATGACCAAAAGACTCTGCGTTATCTTGGTGGTGGCTTCCTACATAGGGGGGCTGATTAACTCCCTGACCCATACAATTGGCTTAGCAGGCTTAGCCTTCTGTGGGCCTAACGTCATCTGCCACTTCTTCTGTGATCTGCCACCCCTGCTGAAGCTTGCGTGTTCAGACACCTCCAGAAATGAGCTGCTGCTTCTGATTTTCTCAGGAGTCATCGCCCTGTTCACCTTTCTGTCCATCCTCTTCTCTTACATCTTCATCGTCGCCGCCATCCTGAAGATCCGGTCCACCTCCGGGAGGTACAGAGccttctccacctgtgcctcccacCTTACTGCCGTGACCCTGTTCTATGGCTCCATAAGCTTTAGTTACATCCAGCCCCATTCCCAGTACTCTCTGGAGCAGGAGAAAGTGGTGTCTGTGTTTTACACTCTTGTGATCCCCATGTTGAATCCCTTGATTTACAGTCTGAGAAACAAGGAGGTGAAAGACGCGGTGAAACGAAGGTGTTTCCGTTAA
- the LOC103165849 gene encoding olfactory receptor 5G3-like: MYFTGRMVLGLKFPHGSVTCQQRKDTHFGDLAAVNHTTVTEFILVGLIDNPDMKVIGFLTFFMIYLVTLIGNLGLITVIKADAQLHTPMYYFIGHLAFLDLCYSSAVLPKILDNLLAQNETISFNGCAAQMYFLIVPASSECYLLAAMAYDRYVAICNPLLYSFIMSQGVCYLLVAGSYLVGFISATTQTYLTFRLSFCGSSVINHFVCDVPPLLALSCSATYVNEFVLFIFAIFLGVVTSSEILVSYICILCAILRIQSAKGRQKAFSTCATHLCSVVLFYGTSTFIYTRSASDYSLGQDKVISVFYTVVIPMLNPMIYSLRNQEVKRALKRIISIKKPYSW, translated from the exons ATGTATTTCACAGGAAGAATGGTTCTTGGATTGAAATTTCCTCATG GGTCTGTCACATGCCAGCAGAGGAAGGACACGCATTTTGGAGATCTGGCTGCAGTAAACCACACCACGGTGACCGAATTTATTCTTGTGGGTCTGATTGACAATCCAGATATGAAGGTCATCGGCTTTCTGACATTCTTCATGATTTATTTGGTCACCTTGATTGGAAATCTTGGGTTGATCACAGTTATTAAGGCTGATGCTCAACTGCACACCCCTATGTACTATTTTATCGGTCATTTGGCTTTCTTAGATCTCTGTTATTCCTCTGCCGTTCTTCCCAAGATCTTAGACAACCTCTTAGCGCAGAATGAAACCATTTCCTTTAACGGATGTGCCGCCCAAATGTATTTTTTAATCGTTCCAGCCAGCAGTGAGTGTTATCTCCTGGCTGCAATGGCCTATGATCGTTACGTGGCTATCTGTAACCCCCTCCTTTACTCATTCATTATGTCCCAGGGAGTCTGTTACCTCCTAGTGGCCGGCTCTTATTTGGTTGGCTTTATAAGCGCCACCACGCAGACCTATCTCACCTTCAGATTATCCTTCTGTGGCTCCAGTGTCATTAATCATTTTGTCTGTGATGTTCCCCCACTGTTAGCTCTGTCTTGTTCAGCTACCTACGTCAATGAGTTCGTGCTATTTATCTTTGCCATCTTCCTTGGAGTAGTCACCTCCTCAGAAATCTTGGTCTCTTATATATGCATATTATGCGCCATCCTGAGAATCCAATCTGCAAAAGGGAGGCAGAAAGCTTTCTCCACCTGTGCCACCCACCTGTGTTCGGTGGTACTCTTCTATGGGACATCAACGTTTATTTACACGCGGTCAGCATCTGATTACTCTCTGGGGCAGGATAAAGTGATTTCTGTGTTTTATACTGTGGTGATCCCCATGTTGAACCCCAtgatctacagcctgaggaaccagGAGGTCAAGAGGGCTCTGAAAAGAATCATTAGTATAAAAAAGCCTTATTCATGGTGA
- the LOC100084024 gene encoding olfactory receptor 1020-like, protein MWNGFILSGLTDQVDLQATLFLFLLLAYIVTVIGNLGMTMLIKIEPRLHTPMYFFLSNLSFVDFCYSSCVTPRMLVTFLSETKAISFTACASQAYFFGAFGTTEIFLLAVMAYDRYVAICHPLLYTVIVSPRVCVFLTSVTYFGGFANSLIHTYLTFRLSFCHSNVISHFLCEIPLLLQLSCSDTSINFLVMFICVSFNILSTLWTILISYIYILAAILRTHSREGKWKAFSTCASHLTAVFIFYGTLIIMYLQPHSNSSLNQNRLVSVFYTVFIPMLNPLIYSLRNKEVKSAFRKVIETKMLSLFFAD, encoded by the coding sequence ATGTGGAACGGGTTTATCCTTTCTGGACTAACCGACCAAGTGGATCTGCAGGCGAccctctttctgtttctcctcttGGCCTATATCGTCACCGTGATAGGCAACCTTGGGATGACGATGCTGATCAAGATTGAGCCCCGACttcacacccccatgtactttttCCTCAGTAATTTATCTTTTGTCGATTTCTGTTACTCATCATGCGTCACTCCCAGGATGCTAGTGACCTTCTTGTCAGAAACCAAAGCCATTTCTTTCACTGCGTGTGCATCCCAAGCTTATTTCTTTGGGGCATTTGGAACCACTGAGATATTCCTTCTGGCCGTGATGGCATACGATCGATATGTGGCCATTTGCCACCCACTGCTCTATACGGTCATTGTATCCCCCAGAGTCTGTGTCTTCCTGACATCAGTTACTTACTTTGGTGGCTTTGCGAATTCACTTATTCATACGTATCTTACATTTAGATTGTCATTCTGCCATTCCAATGTTATCAGTCATTTCCTCTGTGAAATTCCACTACTGTTACAACTCTCTTGTTCAGATACAAGCATCAATTTCCTAGTGATGTTTATCTGTGTTAGCTTTAATATCTTGAGCACACTCTGGACTATCCTGATCTCTTATATTTACATTCTTGCTGCCATTCTGAGGACCCACTCTagagagggaaagtggaaagCCTTCTCTACTTGTGCTTCCCACCTGACTGCTGTTTTCATTTTCTATGGGACCCTGATCATCATGTATCTTCAACCACATTCAAACTCTTCCCTGAATCAGAACAGATTGGTCTCGGTGTTTTATACCGTGTTTATCCCCATGCTGAATCCTCTGATCTACAGCTTgagaaacaaagaagtgaagagtgCCTTTAGGAAAGTAATTGAGACAAAGATGCTCTCTCTGTTTTTTGCCGATTAA